From the genome of Fusarium fujikuroi IMI 58289 draft genome, chromosome FFUJ_chr06:
AGCCTGCCGCACGCTCGCCGACCCCAACGCACGCCCTGATAGCTTCCGCCGTCCAGGCCATGTCCTTCCTCTGCGATCCCGCCCTGGTGGTGTCAGACAGCGACCGGGTCATAccgaggctgctgttgaCTTCTGCCGACTAGCTGGCAAGGCCCATGCCGCGGTTATTTGCGAAATCGTTGACGTGGGCGAGGAAACCCCTGGCCAGGCCCTTCGTCATAACCACGGCATGTTGAGGGGCGAGGATTGTATCACTTTCGCCCGAAAGTGGGGTTTGAAGGTCTGCACCATTGCTGATTTGGTCGCCTACATCGAGAAGACTGAGGGAAAGATCGAGGCCAATGGCGCTGAGTCCAATG
Proteins encoded in this window:
- a CDS encoding probable RIB3-3,4-dihydroxy-2-butanone 4-phosphate synthase, with the translated sequence MPATIPQNKFDSIPESIEAFRNGEFLVVLDDPSRENEADLIIAAEDVTTEKMGFLIHHSSGYVCAPLSPAITTSLDLPQMVPNNQDLRGTAYTISVDSADPSVSTGISARDRALACRTLADPNARPDSFRRPGHVLPLRSRPGGVRQRPGHTEAAVDFCRLAGKAHAAVICEIVDVGEETPGQALRHNHGMLRGEDCITFARKWGLKVCTIADLVAYIEKTEGKIEANGAESNGN